The following coding sequences are from one Nicotiana tomentosiformis chromosome 3, ASM39032v3, whole genome shotgun sequence window:
- the LOC138908401 gene encoding uncharacterized protein, whose translation MRFGKKGKLSPMFIDPFEVLRRVGEVAYELVLPASLARVHPVFHVSMLRKYHGDPAHMLDFISIQWDKDLSYVEEPVAILDRQVREPRSKNIASVKVQLKGQPVKEETWETQHDMRSHYPHLFTTSGMSLCSFEDEQLF comes from the coding sequence atgaggttcgggaagaagggcaagctgagcccaatgTTTATcgacccatttgaggtgttgcggcgagttggggaggttgcttatgagcttgtctTGCCTGCCAGTCTTGCAAGGGTCCATCccgtattccatgtttctatgctccggaagtatcacggtgatccggctcatATGTTGGATTTCATCTCAATCCAAtgggacaaagatctatcttatgttgaggagccagtggctattctggacaggcaggttcgagagccgaggtcaaagaacattgcttccgtgaaggttcaattGAAGGGTCAGCCAGTCAaggaggagacttgggagacccagcatgatatgcgcagccattaccctcatcttttcactacttcaggcatgtctttatgctcgttcgaggacgaacaattgttttaa